From Pseudomonas sp. B21-028, one genomic window encodes:
- a CDS encoding ParA family protein, which yields MHVLSVVSTKGGVGKTTVAANLGGLLADAGLRVLLLDLDSQPTLSSYYDLSQKAVAGAYELIALNLTTPTQIVSRTVIAGLDLIISNDAQGQLNTLLLHAPDGRLRLRSLLDDFRPRYDLLLIDTQGARSVLLEMAILACDTALSPITPEMLAARELRRGTLRLFSELEPFRHLGIAPPPLRLLLNQVNSIRVDTRMIIRGLHEAFAGAPNISVLETVVPDRVAYPNAASLGLPAHRIETRQSRERRSHSAMETMQALAIELFPEWREAISRASRYAEVR from the coding sequence ATGCATGTGTTATCGGTGGTTTCCACGAAAGGTGGCGTAGGCAAAACCACAGTAGCCGCCAATCTCGGCGGTCTGCTGGCGGACGCTGGTCTACGCGTCCTACTGCTCGATCTGGATAGCCAACCCACCCTCTCCAGCTATTACGACTTGAGCCAGAAAGCTGTTGCTGGGGCGTACGAGCTCATTGCACTCAACTTAACAACGCCTACACAGATAGTATCCAGGACCGTGATCGCTGGGCTCGACCTGATCATCTCCAACGACGCTCAAGGCCAGTTGAATACGTTGCTGCTGCATGCCCCTGACGGACGATTACGGCTGCGCAGTCTACTCGACGATTTCCGCCCCCGTTATGACCTGCTTTTGATCGACACCCAAGGCGCACGCAGCGTGCTGCTGGAGATGGCCATCCTCGCTTGCGATACTGCCCTCTCCCCCATCACACCGGAAATGCTCGCCGCCCGCGAACTGCGCCGCGGCACTTTGAGGCTGTTCAGTGAACTCGAACCATTTCGTCACCTGGGTATTGCACCGCCACCGTTGAGACTGCTGCTGAACCAGGTAAATAGCATCCGAGTAGACACGCGAATGATTATCCGTGGCCTGCACGAGGCCTTCGCTGGGGCTCCCAACATCTCAGTTCTAGAAACCGTAGTTCCAGACCGAGTGGCTTATCCCAATGCCGCCTCCCTTGGTCTACCAGCCCACCGAATCGAGACTCGCCAGTCACGTGAACGACGCTCGCACTCAGCAATGGAAACCATGCAAGCGCTGGCCATCGAGTTGTTTCCGGAATGGCGCGAAGCGATTTCTAGGGCGAGCAGATACGCAGAGGTCCGATGA
- a CDS encoding helix-turn-helix domain-containing protein, whose protein sequence is MAHKHPTQAQIGRMIAKHRTQRNLTQEEVAERLGIGSEAISRLERGVVELSVVKLMQLADIFDCRMDELLTESSSRPNDQGQMIAGLLSGLQESDRAFILTTVEQLAAHLSSK, encoded by the coding sequence TTGGCACATAAACATCCAACCCAAGCCCAAATTGGGCGCATGATCGCGAAGCACCGCACTCAGCGTAATCTGACCCAGGAAGAGGTGGCTGAACGCCTGGGGATCGGCAGCGAAGCCATTTCCCGCCTTGAGCGGGGTGTGGTGGAGCTTTCCGTGGTCAAGCTGATGCAACTGGCGGACATCTTCGACTGCCGGATGGATGAACTGCTGACGGAGTCGAGCAGTCGCCCCAACGACCAGGGCCAGATGATCGCGGGCCTGCTGAGCGGCCTTCAAGAAAGCGACCGTGCCTTTATCCTGACGACCGTCGAACAGCTGGCCGCTCATCTCAGTAGCAAATAA
- a CDS encoding AlpA family transcriptional regulator: MPNQSFPIVEVSQPYTERHVMRRDEVERKTGFKRAHIYNLMKQGKFPQAKRIGLRAVGWDSLEIEQWVVERLGQQA; the protein is encoded by the coding sequence ATGCCCAATCAATCCTTTCCCATCGTTGAAGTTTCTCAACCATATACCGAACGCCACGTCATGCGGCGCGATGAGGTAGAGCGAAAAACCGGCTTTAAACGTGCGCACATTTACAACCTGATGAAGCAAGGGAAATTTCCGCAAGCCAAGCGCATTGGATTGCGTGCTGTAGGTTGGGACTCGCTGGAAATCGAGCAGTGGGTCGTTGAGCGCTTGGGCCAACAGGCCTGA
- a CDS encoding DNA topoisomerase III, with protein MRLFLCEKPSQGRDIAKVLGASRRGDGCLIGRETTVTWCIGHLLETAPPEAYGDQYKTWSLDHLPIIPAQWRVEVKPKTVVQFKIIKQLLNEATTVVIATDADREGEMIARELLELCNYRGSVERLWLSALNEASIRKALSSLKSGQETFPLYHSALARSRADWLIGMNLSRLFTLLGRRAGYDGVLSVGRVQTPTLRLVVERDRAIASFVSVPYWVVEVHLSSMGQSFIASWIPPSSGRDEAGRCLQQALASQTVQAISSSKTATVASLQTEHLREAPPLPFDLSTLQQVCSRKLGLGAQETLNIAQALYETHKATSYPRSDCRYLPESMFNEVAAVFDALLRMDPALRPALGSIDRSLRSRAWNDAKITAHHAIIPTTEPANLGRMSEQERQVYELIRSHYLVQFLPHHGFDRTEVELECGEERLTAVGKQILAQGWKGLLSDNAEDDEPSQKSQVLPVLQQGTQCAVDDVELKSMRTTAPKPLTEGDLIKAMKNVAKLVNDPRLKQKLRDTTGIGTEATRAGIIKGLIDRGYLLKKKRALTASAAAHTLIEAVPAAVADPGMTAIWEQALDEIEAGRLTLDAFVAKQAHWITQLIANCGALSLSVPVEAGPVCPICNASMLRRKGKSGPFWSCSHYPDCKGTVPISKGTRHP; from the coding sequence ATGCGTCTCTTTCTCTGCGAGAAACCCTCCCAAGGTCGTGACATCGCCAAGGTTCTCGGAGCCAGCCGACGTGGCGATGGTTGCTTGATCGGACGCGAGACAACCGTCACCTGGTGTATCGGTCACCTACTGGAAACGGCCCCACCTGAAGCCTATGGGGATCAGTACAAAACCTGGTCGTTGGATCATCTACCGATCATTCCCGCGCAGTGGAGGGTTGAGGTCAAACCCAAGACTGTCGTGCAGTTCAAAATCATCAAACAGCTGCTCAACGAAGCCACCACCGTCGTCATCGCCACCGACGCCGATCGAGAAGGTGAAATGATTGCCCGCGAGTTGTTAGAGCTCTGCAACTATCGTGGTTCTGTTGAGCGCCTTTGGTTATCCGCACTCAACGAGGCGTCGATTCGCAAAGCACTGTCCTCGCTGAAGTCTGGTCAGGAGACCTTCCCGCTCTATCACTCAGCCCTCGCCCGCAGCCGCGCCGATTGGCTGATTGGTATGAATCTCAGTCGTTTGTTTACCCTCCTAGGACGGCGGGCGGGCTATGACGGCGTGCTGTCGGTTGGACGCGTCCAAACGCCTACTTTGCGTTTGGTGGTTGAACGAGACCGCGCGATTGCCAGCTTCGTCTCTGTGCCGTACTGGGTGGTGGAGGTGCACCTGTCTTCAATGGGGCAATCCTTCATCGCGTCGTGGATACCGCCAAGCTCAGGACGTGACGAAGCCGGTCGCTGCCTGCAGCAGGCGCTTGCCAGCCAGACCGTCCAAGCGATTTCTAGCAGCAAGACCGCCACCGTAGCCTCGCTGCAGACTGAGCATTTGCGCGAAGCGCCACCCCTGCCCTTCGACCTGAGCACACTGCAACAAGTCTGTTCACGCAAGTTGGGACTCGGCGCTCAGGAAACGCTGAACATCGCTCAAGCATTGTATGAAACCCACAAAGCCACCAGCTATCCGCGCAGCGATTGCCGCTATTTGCCAGAGAGCATGTTTAACGAGGTAGCCGCGGTATTCGATGCCCTGCTCAGAATGGATCCCGCGTTACGCCCAGCGCTCGGAAGCATCGATCGATCATTGCGCTCACGAGCATGGAACGATGCCAAGATCACCGCGCACCACGCCATCATCCCCACCACCGAGCCGGCGAACCTTGGGCGGATGTCAGAACAAGAGCGCCAAGTCTACGAACTGATTCGTAGCCACTACCTCGTACAATTCCTGCCGCATCACGGGTTTGATCGAACCGAGGTCGAACTGGAGTGCGGCGAAGAACGGTTAACCGCTGTTGGCAAACAGATCCTGGCTCAAGGCTGGAAAGGCTTACTCTCCGACAACGCCGAAGACGATGAACCCAGTCAAAAGTCCCAGGTATTGCCCGTCCTACAACAGGGTACACAGTGCGCAGTGGACGACGTCGAACTCAAGTCCATGCGCACCACTGCTCCCAAACCGCTCACCGAGGGCGATCTGATCAAGGCGATGAAAAATGTGGCCAAGCTGGTCAACGACCCGCGCCTGAAACAGAAACTTCGGGACACCACCGGTATCGGCACCGAAGCCACGCGAGCCGGCATCATCAAGGGATTGATTGATCGCGGTTATTTGTTGAAGAAAAAGCGTGCCTTAACGGCCTCCGCAGCGGCCCATACCCTGATCGAAGCCGTACCCGCTGCAGTCGCCGATCCGGGTATGACAGCAATCTGGGAGCAAGCTCTGGATGAAATCGAAGCAGGACGTCTGACTTTGGATGCATTTGTTGCCAAGCAGGCGCATTGGATTACGCAGTTGATCGCAAACTGCGGAGCGCTCAGCTTGTCGGTACCGGTCGAAGCCGGGCCTGTCTGCCCCATTTGCAACGCCTCAATGCTTAGGCGGAAGGGAAAATCAGGACCGTTCTGGTCATGTTCCCACTACCCGGACTGCAAAGGCACTGTGCCGATCAGCAAAGGTACGCGACACCCATGA
- a CDS encoding FecR/PupR family sigma factor regulator, producing the protein MDEPRENVMDLIWDRTLELFIKIHDCPDNPEHRDDLVHWLNEDPAHLKAFNELGQIWIATGIALAREIGQPLDNLDKDQAPLMTH; encoded by the coding sequence ATGGATGAGCCGCGCGAGAACGTCATGGACCTGATCTGGGATCGAACACTGGAGCTGTTCATCAAGATCCATGACTGCCCTGATAACCCCGAACACCGCGACGACCTTGTTCATTGGCTCAACGAAGATCCTGCTCACCTGAAAGCGTTCAATGAACTGGGGCAGATATGGATCGCGACAGGTATCGCCTTGGCCCGTGAAATCGGACAGCCGCTAGACAACTTGGATAAGGATCAGGCGCCGTTGATGACGCACTGA
- a CDS encoding Zn-dependent hydrolase: MSAPLLQLNIERLWNRVSTLSSFTLPDVPWTRRAFSPEFEQARLWLRSEFESAGLSVTLDAGGNLIGQLNGSEPGLKPLISGSHCDTVVGGGRFDGIIGVLAALEVAHALKDAGQRLRHPLQVIDFLSEEPSDYGISCVGSRAFPGLLTAQMLASQNRAGESLAQAMTRIGGDPTALGQALREPGSTAAFVELHIEQGPVLESRGLPIGSVTNIVGIRRVGITVHGLPDHAGTTPMDLRRDALVGAAELIREARSLAADMSGNPHYVVATVGRLDVCPNVPNAVPGKVEMVLEVRSDSKQVLLDFPENLLERCAPVLTELRLTTCSVPLTYADPTDCSKTVIEAISAVAESLGLPHMTMPSGAGHDAVYVGATGPMGMVFIPCLNGRSHCPEEWLEPQQLLDGTRVLAQTLIYLDDQLG; encoded by the coding sequence ATGAGCGCCCCCCTGCTGCAATTGAACATTGAACGACTGTGGAATCGGGTCAGTACGCTGTCGAGCTTTACGCTGCCAGACGTGCCATGGACCCGACGGGCCTTCTCACCCGAGTTTGAGCAGGCAAGGCTGTGGTTAAGGTCTGAATTCGAGTCGGCAGGGCTAAGCGTCACGCTGGACGCCGGTGGCAATCTGATTGGTCAGCTCAATGGCAGCGAACCTGGTCTGAAACCGCTGATCAGTGGCTCACACTGCGATACGGTGGTCGGTGGCGGCCGGTTCGACGGCATCATAGGGGTGCTGGCAGCGCTGGAAGTCGCCCATGCCTTGAAAGACGCCGGCCAACGCTTGCGCCATCCGCTCCAGGTGATCGACTTTCTCTCGGAAGAACCGAGTGACTATGGCATTTCCTGTGTCGGCAGCCGGGCATTTCCAGGGCTCCTGACTGCGCAGATGCTCGCATCACAAAACAGAGCAGGTGAAAGCCTGGCACAGGCGATGACCCGTATCGGGGGCGACCCGACGGCCCTCGGCCAGGCTCTGCGAGAACCCGGCAGCACCGCAGCGTTCGTTGAGCTGCACATTGAGCAGGGGCCGGTTCTGGAAAGTCGTGGCCTGCCTATTGGATCAGTCACCAACATCGTAGGTATTCGCCGAGTCGGAATCACCGTGCATGGCTTGCCGGATCATGCGGGCACTACGCCCATGGACCTGCGGCGAGATGCCCTGGTCGGTGCGGCGGAGCTTATTCGCGAAGCACGCAGCTTAGCGGCCGACATGAGCGGTAACCCGCACTATGTCGTAGCGACGGTTGGCCGTCTGGATGTGTGCCCTAATGTGCCCAACGCCGTGCCCGGCAAGGTTGAAATGGTGCTCGAAGTGCGCAGCGATTCAAAACAGGTACTGCTCGATTTCCCGGAAAACTTGCTGGAGCGCTGCGCGCCTGTGCTGACGGAGCTAAGACTGACTACTTGCTCAGTACCCTTGACGTACGCCGATCCTACGGACTGCTCGAAAACAGTCATTGAGGCCATCAGTGCAGTGGCTGAAAGTTTAGGCTTACCGCACATGACCATGCCCAGCGGCGCCGGGCACGACGCCGTCTATGTCGGTGCCACCGGCCCCATGGGCATGGTGTTCATCCCCTGCCTTAACGGCCGCAGCCACTGCCCCGAAGAATGGCTGGAACCGCAACAGTTGCTTGACGGCACTCGTGTGCTGGCACAAACCTTGATCTATTTGGACGATCAGCTCGGCTGA
- a CDS encoding STY4528 family pathogenicity island replication protein — protein MNTAPSSRWQRVLQQCTQQLSERWPARPTIEPPSNQALQAGFLFSGQSHEVVPRRLLLDSRLTPLERNAWQVFRLMLQGQGVVTPRYEDLQPYLSSVPYGASASRETIARVLTMLRLTRWLSLVSRGRDHLSGRLQGSLYVLHDEPLTPAEAMELDQDYLELVGHALSHATKAVRIVARHVLEEIRQDTDIDLDRLPTRLDSWGDHWTQQGLDLATDEALHDSELGGAHRVRNRAGPSSESEPGLNAHVSGSVRNPNAACTVLKESICTVPRATPAVDNLHWPDPLHLSPSERQAVTVALNKLKPADRQAVLNEAGARCAAGRVRKPAAYLMGLIQRALKGDFHPWAGQAESLPIAEPPPAPPRRLRKKGEPASALAQACLDELRQLRSKRPGRQ, from the coding sequence ATGAACACTGCCCCTTCCAGTCGCTGGCAGCGTGTTCTGCAGCAATGCACCCAACAACTAAGTGAACGTTGGCCCGCACGCCCCACCATTGAACCTCCTTCCAACCAGGCCCTGCAGGCGGGCTTTTTGTTCAGTGGCCAATCTCACGAAGTCGTGCCGCGTCGGCTGCTGCTGGATAGTCGGCTGACGCCATTGGAACGGAATGCCTGGCAAGTATTTCGACTCATGCTGCAAGGTCAGGGCGTGGTCACGCCGCGCTATGAAGATCTGCAGCCTTACTTGTCGAGCGTGCCCTACGGTGCGTCAGCCTCCCGTGAAACCATCGCTCGCGTCTTGACGATGCTCAGGTTGACGCGCTGGCTCAGTTTGGTGAGTCGTGGCCGCGATCATCTCAGCGGGCGCTTACAAGGTTCTCTGTACGTCCTGCACGATGAACCGTTAACGCCCGCCGAAGCCATGGAGCTGGATCAGGATTATCTGGAGCTGGTCGGACATGCCCTCTCTCACGCGACCAAGGCGGTGCGAATTGTCGCTCGGCATGTTTTGGAAGAAATTCGTCAGGACACCGATATCGATTTGGATCGACTCCCCACCCGGCTCGACAGTTGGGGCGACCATTGGACGCAGCAAGGATTGGATCTCGCAACCGATGAAGCGTTACACGATTCCGAACTGGGTGGCGCCCACCGCGTTCGGAATCGTGCGGGGCCTAGTTCGGAATCCGAACCGGGTCTGAACGCCCATGTTTCCGGCAGCGTTCGGAATCCGAATGCCGCCTGTACTGTATTAAAAGAAAGTATATGTACTGTACCGCGCGCGACCCCGGCGGTGGATAACCTGCACTGGCCTGATCCGCTGCACCTGAGTCCGAGCGAGCGGCAAGCCGTCACCGTAGCGCTGAACAAGCTTAAACCAGCAGATCGGCAGGCGGTGCTCAACGAAGCGGGCGCACGCTGTGCGGCAGGACGCGTCCGCAAACCCGCGGCGTATCTGATGGGCCTGATCCAGCGGGCGCTGAAAGGCGATTTCCACCCTTGGGCAGGTCAGGCTGAATCGTTACCCATTGCAGAACCGCCACCCGCTCCCCCGCGCCGGCTTAGGAAAAAGGGCGAACCCGCCTCTGCCCTCGCCCAAGCGTGCCTGGATGAACTGCGCCAGCTGCGTAGCAAACGCCCTGGACGTCAGTAG
- a CDS encoding alpha/beta fold hydrolase codes for MTKTEVESPEAIFADRSGLELFYRDYVSQGVGSAVLCLHGFMRNSRDFEELAPRLAVGRRVIASDLHGHGHSARMTKATDYHFDLLISDMWALLDHLHIERVVVIGTTLGGLMAIEMAGKEPERVAGIVVNDIGAGIPLPALKRTAGHAGNADYSFEEAVARVKEHNETIYPGFGKDDWICLMLRAYRKIRPGRYARELSAGDFKSN; via the coding sequence ATGACTAAAACCGAGGTGGAATCTCCTGAGGCGATATTCGCTGATCGGTCCGGCCTAGAGCTGTTCTATAGAGATTACGTATCCCAGGGAGTAGGATCGGCAGTCCTCTGTTTACATGGATTTATGCGTAACTCTCGGGATTTTGAAGAGCTCGCTCCTCGGCTGGCTGTGGGTCGACGTGTCATTGCTTCCGACCTCCATGGGCATGGTCACTCCGCTCGAATGACGAAGGCGACTGATTACCACTTTGACTTATTGATCAGCGATATGTGGGCGCTTCTCGATCATCTGCATATCGAACGCGTGGTGGTCATCGGGACAACTTTAGGTGGCTTGATGGCTATTGAAATGGCAGGCAAGGAACCCGAACGAGTCGCTGGAATTGTTGTAAATGACATTGGGGCAGGAATTCCATTGCCGGCGCTTAAGCGGACGGCCGGTCATGCAGGGAACGCGGATTACTCATTTGAGGAGGCTGTCGCACGGGTTAAGGAGCACAACGAAACGATCTATCCGGGATTTGGTAAAGATGATTGGATTTGTCTGATGCTTCGTGCTTATCGGAAAATTAGGCCTGGTCGATACGCCCGGGAATTGTCCGCTGGTGACTTTAAAAGTAACTGA
- a CDS encoding DUF2857 domain-containing protein → MNLSFNVLNQAMLTQVLHELRLGNLQRCKALGLGEDDIYLLQSLPPTTLSRLAHATVPWVEVKIDSPVLHRLIDQAERDEQNERLINRALKLGASSTIMYQCFGLAHSETALRRRLLKIETRKGRPQNLSEAQEHALWQRWCQLRDQEGAEDQLDAMMMLAEEQQISLTIVWQQIDHYSNGT, encoded by the coding sequence ATGAACCTGTCCTTCAATGTGCTCAACCAGGCCATGCTGACTCAAGTCCTTCACGAGTTGCGTCTGGGTAATCTGCAACGCTGCAAAGCACTCGGACTGGGTGAAGACGACATCTACCTGTTGCAATCCTTACCACCCACCACACTGTCACGTCTGGCCCATGCCACCGTCCCCTGGGTTGAAGTCAAGATTGATTCGCCGGTGCTGCATCGGTTGATCGACCAGGCCGAACGCGACGAACAGAACGAGCGCCTGATCAACCGAGCGCTCAAGCTCGGTGCCAGCAGTACCATCATGTATCAGTGCTTCGGCTTGGCGCATTCGGAAACCGCCCTGCGCCGACGGTTGCTCAAGATAGAAACCCGTAAGGGCCGCCCTCAGAACTTGAGCGAAGCGCAGGAACATGCGCTCTGGCAGCGTTGGTGCCAATTACGCGATCAGGAAGGTGCTGAGGATCAGCTTGACGCCATGATGATGCTGGCCGAGGAGCAACAGATCAGCTTGACCATCGTTTGGCAGCAGATCGACCATTACAGCAACGGAACATGA
- a CDS encoding PFL_4669 family integrating conjugative element protein produces MADHYQLNLGSLRSSITLTLHTHHAARIWQGRTAREGVHSIMGMAGYISVTNLIKQAAAQDDPYADWAIVQLEEKLMQAKAGMLELTQQLDRIRQELPTQIDMGDNLNIHPVTLPLYIGSQLGFLAVYLLTDYDTLVRHTLLAHHTALIGRRDMEAWIDDGAHLLRSLFGQAQRYRHAGVTRDDMAANNARALAAMEKFGLPPMDILEGHRRSQFAPPIVRRGAVAVDGAGALAEEAVEPSATVDEPEDEV; encoded by the coding sequence GTGGCCGATCACTATCAGCTCAACCTGGGTTCATTGCGCAGCAGCATCACGCTGACCCTGCACACCCACCACGCCGCCCGGATCTGGCAAGGCCGGACCGCACGCGAAGGCGTCCATTCGATTATGGGTATGGCCGGTTACATCAGCGTCACTAACCTGATCAAACAAGCCGCAGCGCAGGACGATCCCTATGCCGACTGGGCGATCGTGCAGCTTGAAGAAAAATTGATGCAGGCCAAGGCTGGGATGCTGGAACTGACCCAGCAGTTGGACCGGATCAGACAAGAGCTGCCGACGCAGATCGACATGGGCGACAACCTCAACATCCATCCCGTCACCTTACCGTTGTACATCGGCAGCCAGCTGGGCTTCCTGGCCGTCTACCTGCTGACTGACTACGACACGCTGGTGCGGCATACCCTGTTGGCCCATCACACCGCCTTGATCGGTCGCCGAGACATGGAAGCCTGGATCGACGACGGAGCCCATCTGCTGCGCAGCCTGTTCGGCCAGGCCCAGCGTTATCGGCATGCTGGCGTCACCCGTGATGACATGGCGGCGAACAACGCTCGTGCTCTGGCGGCCATGGAGAAGTTTGGTCTCCCTCCTATGGACATCCTTGAGGGGCATCGCCGCTCCCAGTTCGCACCACCCATCGTTCGTCGTGGTGCTGTGGCAGTGGATGGCGCTGGCGCGTTGGCAGAGGAAGCGGTCGAGCCATCTGCAACAGTCGATGAACCGGAGGACGAAGTATGA
- a CDS encoding single-stranded DNA-binding protein, translating to MSTFFVGEGNIGSAPEFQEFPSGNDEPRRLLRLNVYFDNPVPRDGSYEDRGGYWAPVELWHREAEHWSTLYQKGMRVLVEGRTVRDEWEDSEDNARVTFKIEARRVGILPHRVQNVVMRERSSESASSAAPVGQVTDQASSPASKSKKRRGQPPSA from the coding sequence ATGAGTACCTTTTTCGTCGGCGAAGGCAACATCGGCAGTGCGCCAGAGTTCCAGGAGTTCCCATCAGGTAATGACGAGCCACGGCGTTTGCTGCGCCTGAATGTGTACTTCGACAACCCCGTGCCACGCGATGGCAGCTATGAGGATCGAGGCGGCTATTGGGCGCCGGTCGAACTCTGGCACCGCGAGGCTGAGCACTGGAGCACGCTGTATCAGAAAGGCATGCGCGTGTTGGTCGAAGGCCGCACCGTGCGCGATGAGTGGGAGGACAGTGAAGACAATGCGCGGGTGACCTTCAAGATCGAGGCGCGTCGTGTCGGCATCCTGCCTCATCGCGTGCAGAACGTGGTCATGCGGGAGCGCTCCAGTGAATCAGCCTCGTCTGCGGCTCCCGTCGGGCAGGTTACAGACCAGGCCAGCTCGCCTGCGTCGAAGTCCAAAAAGCGCAGAGGGCAGCCACCATCGGCATGA
- a CDS encoding DUF3158 family protein — translation MRPLIPTQPMPLETLTPDAYRQLEHAASLKGLLKPFKGKGELEYLAQVAREIEAQLCQLMEAAAQQAGQPPYSLLDIRLVLQNTSAGSTFLRWRTRDFARMGVAVWERQVSNKALPQAVREELHRFECERIALNLQMSVVHSLYRQASTCAIKMASAERLLRPFTPAVEIS, via the coding sequence ATGAGGCCCCTAATCCCGACTCAACCAATGCCCCTCGAAACACTCACACCGGATGCCTATCGACAGCTCGAACACGCTGCCTCCCTAAAAGGCCTTTTAAAACCTTTTAAGGGTAAGGGGGAGCTGGAATACCTGGCGCAGGTGGCGAGGGAAATCGAGGCGCAGTTATGTCAGCTGATGGAGGCTGCGGCGCAGCAGGCCGGACAGCCCCCTTACTCACTGCTGGATATTCGACTGGTGCTGCAGAACACCAGTGCGGGTAGCACCTTTTTGCGATGGCGCACCCGAGACTTCGCCCGTATGGGCGTTGCGGTCTGGGAACGCCAGGTCTCCAACAAGGCCTTGCCCCAAGCCGTACGCGAGGAATTGCACCGTTTCGAATGCGAGCGTATCGCACTGAACTTGCAGATGAGCGTGGTGCATTCGCTCTACCGTCAGGCTTCAACCTGCGCGATCAAAATGGCCAGCGCCGAACGGCTGCTGCGTCCGTTCACACCAGCAGTGGAGATATCGTGA
- a CDS encoding LysR family transcriptional regulator: protein MNTASVPPLHDIDLKHWRLFKAVVECGGLSAAEEATGMGISAISRQLSDLESRFGSQLCHRGRSGFQLTEEGQVAYTAVLRLLDSIDEFRDTLASSKAEIKGDLSLWLIDHSAFTPSNPIANALQNFRHNYPLVNLSIGVAPPDAVERAVAEKKAGVGVTICKSDLPSLSYQVIGSEASALYCGRDHEAFGKSEAQARRIVEQTAHYVRRGYLVQDTAPANFLQNASALAHHVEGTVQLLLSGGFVGIVPDHIAQPWVERGALFRLPLPEFIVERPVFVVARETQGSSRTASLMLEAIIHSFQEAAAGSA from the coding sequence TTGAACACAGCATCGGTTCCACCCTTGCACGATATAGATTTGAAACACTGGCGACTGTTCAAGGCCGTTGTCGAGTGCGGGGGGCTGTCAGCCGCCGAAGAGGCCACGGGGATGGGTATTTCGGCCATCAGCCGGCAATTGTCCGACTTGGAGAGTCGTTTCGGCAGCCAACTCTGCCATCGTGGGCGCAGTGGTTTCCAATTGACCGAGGAAGGACAGGTCGCCTACACGGCGGTGCTGCGTCTGCTCGATTCGATCGATGAGTTTCGCGACACTCTGGCTAGCTCGAAAGCAGAGATCAAAGGTGATCTGAGCCTGTGGCTTATCGATCACAGCGCCTTCACGCCCAGCAACCCGATCGCCAACGCGCTGCAAAATTTTCGTCACAACTATCCGTTGGTCAACCTTAGTATCGGGGTTGCGCCACCGGATGCGGTGGAACGTGCTGTTGCCGAAAAAAAAGCTGGCGTGGGCGTGACTATTTGCAAGTCCGACCTGCCTTCTCTGAGCTATCAGGTGATCGGCTCCGAAGCCTCGGCCCTATACTGCGGCCGGGATCATGAAGCGTTCGGCAAAAGCGAAGCACAAGCCCGCCGGATTGTTGAGCAGACAGCGCATTATGTGCGTCGTGGCTACCTAGTACAGGACACTGCGCCGGCCAACTTCCTGCAAAACGCCAGTGCCCTCGCCCATCATGTCGAAGGCACGGTACAGCTGTTGCTCAGCGGCGGCTTTGTCGGCATCGTGCCTGACCATATTGCCCAACCCTGGGTGGAGCGCGGCGCCTTGTTTCGCCTGCCGTTGCCGGAGTTCATCGTGGAACGGCCGGTGTTTGTCGTTGCGCGGGAAACGCAAGGATCGAGTCGAACAGCCAGTCTGATGCTTGAAGCCATCATTCATTCTTTTCAGGAAGCTGCAGCCGGATCTGCTTGA